One Candida dubliniensis CD36 chromosome 1, complete sequence genomic region harbors:
- a CDS encoding serine/threonine protein kinase, putative (deleted EC_number 2.7.1.37;~Similar to C. albicans PKH1;~Similar to S. cerevisiae PKH2) has translation MHKLRYSFHQHYNNRHSNDKHKDSPKSQNSNEENDSTKLSSSSLQDLHNDLDDIYNNYTLSQSTNNNSVDTLDSENDQAINEYIDKPPAIHGNEPQLPVMHVSSRLSSLGNNTTETGESIAKSAPGTPLSSNSFDFRPHHPRAVTNSSLNVLLDTPNVSSEFNHLVDQTPPNESAEKFDNDNRVDAKEEENNDKDEDEIPKSNELKQNEENWEKKGAAVKTIKTMDGETKTIRRNVTDFKFGKELGEGSYSTVILATDKISGKQYAIKVLDKRHIIKEKKVKYVNIEKHALNRLSNRLGVISLYFTFQDKDSLYFVLDYASNGELLTLIKRYNTLNEECTRHFGAQILDAIKYMHDNGVIHRDLKPENILLDDKMRIQITDFGTARLLEKKNDESEEYPVDVRAKSFVGTAEYVSPELLENKYCGKPGDVWAFGCIIYQMIAGKPPFKATNEYLTFQKITKLQFAFSAGFPTIIRDLIKKILVLQPSRRATIPEIQKHYFFQSIDFKDFDSIWLSDPPEIGPYKMTAKSMMKVPELNKAPKKNVKKTTNANASNAMAAVGSNGNKGSSPTPEKEPSPTTINNKSTEKVSAASVAAYVLNKPSTNQSSSTSEDSSKRSSTNESRKPSYSQQDFIPGTNILRPQINTRPSVGSYVKSTPSKDKKSLTKVPSNIHQQQQEKVKPKIMEVKPATTLEAAWEPYLTHPDERILRIGPVIVHKEPTEPFEKKNKASLHISPLDINKDQRSRSNTSLLTQIVNEVNNNTNDLKKVENADESIAIIEPQYNIKRSPTSDSKKSMDIERSASTSGSRISKKAFFKKLGFSHLEKNDAEELSGPSLTEKPQTCTLVVTTHGRALLFIRNDIETNYTLLAEIKLKYPFIHFQELVISQNKFSKLVPSVGVFVISSIDNSLIFEVEKFEVNQWTEALAKSKYNEIERDKLAAYESQTSLKEPVVIKKQQSSSTRSSPKLLDAPAFDSKTNTKKSQQQHQHHHHSSPTVRKSTETSSPSHSPRTTSTSMFKMKLQTGTPKRKPPPPVSPPQELNSHTGLPRRSTENGTLHAAQLAVSQISPKSYSNNRRSSFTKEDGSKADPNRMRKAVHNYNNNYNNHSYSYSHNGNGNGNGNKSGSGVTALNSKFLARSTRKK, from the coding sequence ATGCACAAACTCAGATATTCTTTCCACCAACACTACAACAATCGCCATTCAAACGACAAACACAAAGACAGCCCAAAGAGTCAAAACAGcaatgaagaaaatgattcGACCAAGTTGAGTTCAAGTAGTCTTCAAGATTTACATAATGATTTAGATGATATTTACAACAACTACACTCTATCACAGAGTACCAATAACAACAGTGTAGATACATTGGATTCTGAAAACGATCAAGCTATAAATGAGTATATTGATAAACCCCCAGCCATTCATGGCAATGAACCACAACTACCGGTTATGCACGTTTCTTCACGATTATCTTCTTTGGGTAATAACACTACTGAAACAGGTGAAAGTATTGCCAAAAGTGCACCAGGAACCCCTTtatcttcaaattcatttgattttagaCCTCACCATCCTCGTGCAGTAACAAATTCATCACTCAATGTGTTATTAGACACTCCTAATGTTAGTTCTGAATTCAACCATTTAGTGGATCAGACACCGCCCAACGAGTCAGCAGAGAAGTTTGACAACGATAATCGTGTCGACgccaaagaagaagaaaataatgacAAGGATGAGGACGAAATACCAAAATCgaatgaattgaaacaaaatgaagaaaactGGGAAAAGAAGGGTGCCGCAGTTAAAACCATCAAAACTATGGATGGGGAGACCAAAACTATTCGGCGAAATGTTactgatttcaaatttggaaaagaaTTGGGAGAAGGTTCGTATTCCACGGTGATTTTAGCAACCGATAAAATTTCCGGTAAGCAATATGCAATAAAAGTACTTGACAAGCGACATATTataaaggaaaagaaagtCAAGTATGTCAACATAGAAAAACATGCTTTAAATCGATTAAGTAATAGACTAGGGGTCATTTCGTTATATTTCACATTTCAGGACAAAGATTCactttattttgttttggatTATGCTTCAAATGGCGAATTATTGACATTGATCAAAAGATACAACACTTTAAATGAGGAGTGTACTAGACATTTTGGTGCACAAATCTTAGATGCTATAAAGTATATGCATGATAATGGGGTTATACACCGAGACTTGAAACCAGAAAATATCTTATTAGACGACAAAATGAGAATTCAAATTACTGATTTTGGTACAGCAAGATTATTggagaaaaagaatgatGAAAGTGAAGAGTACCCGGTGGATGTGAGAGCAAAATCATTTGTTGGTACAGCTGAGTATGTTTCCCcagaattattagaaaataaGTATTGTGGTAAACCTGGGGATGTTTGGGCCTTTGGATGTATTATCTATCAAATGATTGCTGGGAAACCACCATTCAAGGCAACTAATGAGTATTTGacatttcaaaaaatcacGAAATTGCAATTTGCGTTTAGTGCAGGATTCCCCACAATTATTAGAgatttaataaagaaaattctTGTGTTACAACCGTCACGACGGGCCACCATTCCAGAAATACAAAAACATTATTTTTTCCAATCGATTGACTTTAAAGATTTTGATCTGATTTGGTTATCTGATCCCCCAGAAATAGGACCTTATAAGATGACAGCGAAATCGATGATGAAAGTACCGGAATTGAACAAGGCACCTAAAAAGAATGTcaagaaaacaacaaatgcaAATGCCAGCAATGCCATGGCCGCTGTTGGTAGTAATGGAAACAAAGGGTCATCACCGACTCCTGAGAAAGAACCGAGTCCAACTACAATTAATAACAAATCAACAGAAAAAGTTAGTGCTGCCAGTGTAGCTGCATATGTTTTGAACAAACCATCTACAAACCAAAGCTCTAGTACATCTGAAGATTCATCCAAACGTAGCAGCACAAATGAAAGTCGCAAACCTTCATATTCACAACAAGATTTTATTCCGGGAACTAATATTTTACGTCCTCAGATTAATACTAGACCAAGTGTAGGGTCTTATGTAAAATCAACGCCATCAAAGgataaaaaatcattaaccAAAGTACCACTGAATAtccatcaacaacaacaagaaaaagtgAAACCGAAAATAATGGAGGTGAAGCCAGCAACTACATTGGAAGCAGCCTGGGAACCATATTTAACTCATCCAGATGAACGTATACTTCGTATTGGTCCAGTTATTGTTCATAAAGAGCCTACAGAACCatttgaaaagaagaataaagCATCATTACACATATCGCCTTTGGATATAAACAAAGATCAAAGAAGTAGATCTAATACCAGTTTGTTAACACAAATTGTCAATGAAGTGAATAACAACACCAATGACTTGAAAAAAGTGGAAAATGCTGATGAATCTATTGCCATTATTGAACCACAGTATAATATCAAGAGAAGCCCTACTTCTGATAGCAAGAAGAGTATGGATATTGAAAGGTCTGCATCTACTTCTGGAAGTAGAATTAGCAAAAAggcatttttcaaaaaactAGGATTTAGTcatttagaaaaaaatgatgCTGAAGAATTGAGTGGTCCTAGTTTAACTGAAAAACCACAAACTTGTACATTAGTTGTTACAACTCATGGTCGAGCATTACTTTTCATTAGAAATGATATAGAAACCAATTATACTTTACTTGCTGAAATCAAGTTGAAATATccatttattcatttcCAAGAATTAGTTATATCTCAAAAtaagttttcaaaattagTACCATCAGTGGGGGTGTTTGTGATTagttcaattgataattcattaatttttgaaGTGGAGAAGTTTGAAGTGAATCAATGGACAGAAGCATTGGCCAAATCtaaatataatgaaataGAAAGAGACAAATTAGCTGCATATGAAAGTCAAACATCATTGAAAGAACCAGTTGTGattaaaaaacaacaatctTCTTCTACACGTTCATCACCAAAACTTTTAGATGCTCCTGCTTTTGATTCGAAAACTAATACTAAGAAgctgcaacaacaacatcaacatcatcatcattctTCACCAACAGTTAGGAAATCAACAGAAACATCAAGTCCATCACATTCACCACGTACTACCAGTACCAGTATGtttaaaatgaaattacaAACCGGCACACCAAAAAGGAAACCACCACCTCCTGTGAGTCCACcacaagaattgaattcacATACAGGATTACCTAGAAGATCAACTGAAAATGGAACTTTACATGCTGCTCAATTGGCAGTTTCTCAAATTTCTCCGAAAAgttattcaaataatagACGATCAAGTTTTACAAAAGAAGATGGAAGTAAAGCTGATCCAAATAGAATGAGAAAAGCCGTacataattataataataattataataatcataGTTATAGTTATAGTCATAACGGTAATGGTAACGGCAATGGTAATAAGAGTGGATCTGGGGTAACTGCATTAAATTCTAAATTTTTGGCTAGAAGTACTAggaaaaaatga